From Arachis stenosperma cultivar V10309 chromosome 2, arast.V10309.gnm1.PFL2, whole genome shotgun sequence, one genomic window encodes:
- the LOC130961648 gene encoding auxin-binding protein T85 yields MLACSMNLTLLLLTLFSFSAIALVSSQCSITGLPLVRNISEIPQDNYARPGLSHMTVAGSLLHGMKEVEVWLQTFAPRSHTPIHRHSCEEVFVVLKGSGTLYLASDSNGKYPGNPKEHFVFQNSTFHIPINDVHQLWNTNEQEDLQVLVVISRPPIKVFIYEDWSMPHSAARLKFPYYWDEKCYQAPNQKDEL; encoded by the exons ATGCTGGCATGTTCCATGAATCTGACTCTGTTGTTGCTGacccttttctctttctctgcAATTGCTCTAGTTTCTTCTCAATGCTCTATCACCG GGCTACCACTTGTGCGAAATATCAGTGAGATTCCTCAAGATAACTATGCCCGGCCTGGTCTTTCTCATATGACGGTTGCAGGTTCATTGTTGCATGGAATGAAAGAG GTTGAAGTATGGCTTCAAACATTTGCGCCAAGATCACACACCCCAATTCATAGGCATTCATGTGAAGAGGTTTTTGTTGTCCTCAAAGGGAGTGGCACTCTCTATCTTGCATCAGATTCAAATGGAAAATACCCTGGAAACCCAAAGGAGCACTTTGTCTTTCAAAATAGCACATTCCATATTCCTATTAATGATGTTCATCAG CTTTGGAATACCAATGAGCAGGAGGATTTACAAGTGCTTGTTGTGATATCTCGTCCTCCAATTAAAGT GTTCATATATGAGGACTGGTCCATGCCTCACTCTGCAGCAAGGTTAAAATTCCCCTATTATTGGGATGAGAAATGTTATCAAGCACCTAATCAAAAAGATGAACTATAG
- the LOC130961649 gene encoding probable galacturonosyltransferase-like 4 — protein sequence MTLDSNYLRGTMAAVLSILQHSACPENVEFHFLWSRFEPQVFFSIKSTFPYLKFKIYRFEANRVRGKISKSIRQALDQPLNYARIYLSDILPGYVKRVIYLDSDIVVVDDIAKLWEVDLEGKVLAAPEYCHANFTEYFTDLFWNDPVLSKTFEGRKPCYFNTGVMVMDVDQWREGKYTQKVEEWMAVQKQKRIYHLGSLPPFLLVLAGELKSVDHRWNQHGLGGDNLEGKCRSLHPGPISLLHWSGKGKPWLRLDSRKPCTVDHLWAPYDLYRPNIHHFEE from the coding sequence ATGACATTGGACTCAAACTACCTGAGGGGCACCATGGCAGCAGTCCTCTCCATTTTGCAACATTCTGCATGCCCAGAAAACGTTGAGTTCCATTTCCTATGGTCAAGGTTTGAACCCCAAGTGTTTTTTAGCATCAAATCCACCTTCCCTTACCTCAAATTCAAGATATATCGCTTTGAAGCCAACAGGGTACGTGGAAAGATATCGAAATCCATTCGCCAAGCGTTGGATCAACCTCTAAACTACGCAAGAATTTACCTATCAGACATACTCCCTGGCTATGTTAAAAGGGTAATCTACCTTGACTCGGATATTGTGGTTGTGGATGACATTGCCAAGCTTTGGGAGGTTGACTTGGAAGGCAAGGTACTTGCTGCGCCGGAGTATTGCCATGCGAATTTCACAGAGTACTTCACAGACTTGTTCTGGAATGATCCTGTTCTATCAAAGACATTTGAAGGAAGGAAGCCTTGCTACTTCAACACCGGGGTTATGGTGATGGATGTTGATCAATGGAGGGAAGGAAAGTACACACAAAAGGTGGAGGAGTGGATGGCGGTTCAAAAGCAAAAGAGGATATACCATTTAGGATCATTGCCACcatttcttcttgttttggCTGGAGAATTGAAGAGTGTAGATCATAGGTGGAACCAACATGGGTTAGGAGGGGACAACCTTGAAGGTAAATGTAGGAGCCTCCATCCTGGCCCTATTAGTTTGCTTCATTGGAGTGGGAAAGGTAAGCCTTGGTTGAGATTGGATTCAAGAAAGCCTTGTACTGTGGATCATTTGTGGGCACCCTATGATCTCTATCGTCCAAATATTCATCACTTTGAAGAATGA